A single window of uncultured Methanospirillum sp. DNA harbors:
- the ilvC gene encoding ketol-acid reductoisomerase gives MIQKYYDNDVDPAAIAKKTIAVIGYGSQGRGQALNLKDSGLNVIIGLRPGKSWDLAKSEGFEVFEVAEAAKKADVIQILIPDENQEAVYRSFIGPNLTKGKVLMFSHGFNIHYGQIVPPADVDVVMVAPKGPGHMVRRTYTEGMGVPALIAIHQDVSGSARKVALAYAQGIGATRAVVLETNFREETETDLFGEQAVLCGGITSLIRAGFETLVEAGYAPEMAYLEVLHETKLIVDLIYEGGFTKMRSAISNTAQYGDLTRGPRVIGQESYMAMQEVLEEIQNGTFAKEWILENMVNRPTFTALTRADEEHLIEEVGSEIRAMMPQFKNKR, from the coding sequence ATGATCCAGAAGTACTATGATAACGATGTCGATCCGGCTGCAATCGCCAAGAAGACGATTGCAGTGATCGGATACGGCTCTCAGGGGAGAGGACAGGCACTGAATCTGAAAGACAGTGGTCTGAACGTGATCATTGGTCTGCGCCCGGGAAAGAGCTGGGACCTTGCAAAGAGCGAGGGTTTTGAGGTCTTCGAGGTTGCAGAGGCAGCAAAGAAGGCTGATGTTATTCAGATTCTTATCCCTGACGAAAATCAGGAAGCGGTGTACCGCTCCTTTATCGGGCCCAACCTTACCAAGGGCAAGGTCCTCATGTTCTCCCATGGATTCAACATCCACTACGGGCAGATCGTTCCGCCAGCTGATGTTGATGTTGTGATGGTCGCACCAAAAGGACCTGGTCACATGGTCAGACGGACCTATACCGAAGGTATGGGTGTTCCGGCCCTGATCGCCATCCATCAGGATGTATCAGGCAGTGCCCGCAAGGTTGCCCTCGCATATGCACAGGGTATCGGTGCCACCAGGGCAGTAGTCCTTGAGACCAACTTCCGTGAAGAGACCGAGACCGATCTCTTTGGAGAGCAGGCTGTTCTCTGTGGTGGTATCACCTCCCTTATCAGGGCAGGATTTGAGACCCTTGTTGAAGCCGGGTATGCCCCCGAGATGGCATATCTTGAGGTTCTTCATGAGACCAAGCTCATCGTCGATCTCATCTACGAAGGCGGGTTTACCAAGATGCGCAGTGCAATCTCCAACACAGCCCAGTATGGTGACCTGACCCGGGGACCACGTGTCATTGGACAGGAGTCATACATGGCAATGCAGGAGGTTCTTGAAGAGATCCAGAACGGAACTTTTGCCAAGGAATGGATCCTTGAGAATATGGTCAACCGCCCTACTTTCACAGCCCTCACCCGGGCAGATGAAGAACATCTGATCGAAGAGGTCGGTTCCGAGATCAGGGCAATGATGCCACAGTTCAAGAATAAGAGATAA
- a CDS encoding TM1812 family CRISPR-associated protein, whose amino-acid sequence MRCISCINPERPESSRFCRDEQCQVTDLVQEAIWNFWHPDEMVLCIRDPRSAQIAAACESRGLVVRKLWLPEGTNEDELWETFTLLAGVAEEGEEILFDVTDGHRSLPFIISLAATWMKEVRRVKVIGVVYATQSDEYGFRHIVNLQPILQVIDWISGVRALMSHTDAVQIGSLFTGLQGSIHKAGMEPEPPTHLTGWSHLLGTFTRAVRLSRPVDAMYAAWGISHDLPVVRDEIARFAPALLPVLKELEETGEMAALPSPEELSREYLFIQHRLIRYQIDQGLEMQGVSLSREWLISVSMLVIGVDESWLDADSRHTVSRTLTGLALTLQGISAETTPYTHLLLDVPDWKEMVRIWERVSDLRNDLAHCGMNRRNESLRSLLQRTGSIPGELIAFAEHAGITTPT is encoded by the coding sequence ATGAGATGTATCTCATGTATCAATCCTGAAAGACCTGAATCATCAAGGTTCTGCCGTGATGAACAGTGCCAGGTTACTGATTTAGTCCAGGAAGCAATCTGGAACTTCTGGCATCCTGATGAGATGGTCCTCTGTATACGAGATCCCCGAAGTGCACAGATAGCAGCAGCATGTGAATCCCGGGGACTGGTAGTCAGAAAACTCTGGCTTCCTGAAGGAACGAATGAGGATGAACTATGGGAGACCTTCACTCTTCTTGCCGGTGTAGCAGAAGAAGGAGAGGAGATCCTCTTTGACGTCACTGATGGACACCGGAGTCTTCCGTTCATCATCTCTCTAGCTGCAACATGGATGAAGGAGGTCAGGAGGGTGAAGGTCATCGGGGTTGTGTATGCAACTCAGTCGGACGAGTATGGTTTCAGGCATATCGTAAACCTTCAGCCCATCCTGCAGGTAATTGACTGGATCTCCGGGGTGAGAGCCCTTATGTCACATACTGACGCGGTCCAAATCGGATCTCTGTTCACCGGCTTGCAGGGAAGTATCCACAAAGCCGGGATGGAACCAGAGCCACCCACACACCTGACAGGATGGTCGCATCTGCTTGGAACCTTCACCAGAGCGGTCAGGCTCTCAAGACCGGTTGATGCCATGTATGCTGCATGGGGAATATCGCACGATCTTCCAGTAGTCAGGGATGAGATAGCCAGGTTTGCTCCAGCACTCCTCCCGGTCCTGAAAGAGCTTGAGGAGACCGGGGAGATGGCAGCACTCCCAAGCCCTGAAGAACTCAGTCGCGAGTATCTTTTTATACAGCACAGGCTGATCAGGTACCAGATCGATCAGGGCCTGGAGATGCAGGGGGTCTCTCTCTCCCGTGAGTGGCTCATCTCTGTCTCTATGCTGGTGATTGGAGTTGATGAGTCATGGCTTGATGCAGACAGCAGGCATACAGTCTCCCGGACCCTGACCGGTCTTGCGCTGACCCTCCAGGGGATATCTGCCGAGACAACACCATACACCCATCTCCTCCTTGATGTACCGGACTGGAAAGAGATGGTCAGGATCTGGGAGCGTGTATCTGATCTCAGAAACGATCTCGCTCACTGCGGTATGAACCGCAGAAATGAAAGCCTGCGATCACTTCTCCAACGGACCGGATCAATACCTGGTGAACTGATCGCCTTTGCTGAGCATGCAGGTATCACAACACCAACCTGA
- a CDS encoding glycosyltransferase family 4 protein — MKIGYIYDVIYPETIGGVEKRIHEIGVRLASRGHEVHLYGMKYWTGPDILERDGMVLHGVCPAMGLYTEGRRSILQAVRYTLGLIPHLLKSDMEIFDCQNFPYFPAILLSLFCMVKNRCLVITWHEFWGRYWFSYLGISGLAGLLIERTALHLSPRIISVSPLTSAQIRTAGYPGDVALVPNGIDVGAISTVPPAEKGSDLIFVGRLIPEKHPELVADAVRLLVADYPALHAIIIGDGPDFDLIRDHIAQHNLGGNITLTGFVTNHEEVMGLMKSSKVFVLPSEREGFGIAALEAMACGLSLVTVDHPRNAASAHVLPGAGYLATMTADDIAAGIRTCLENRPDPVVLAHYAASHDWDQITRDLEQYYRTLVTDVCQEQMPDRRCSAIFDIFRRAEI; from the coding sequence ATGAAGATAGGCTATATCTATGATGTTATCTATCCTGAGACCATCGGCGGGGTGGAGAAACGAATTCATGAGATCGGTGTACGACTTGCCTCCCGGGGCCATGAGGTCCACCTGTACGGAATGAAATACTGGACCGGGCCTGACATTCTTGAACGTGACGGGATGGTGCTTCATGGTGTCTGTCCTGCAATGGGGCTCTACACCGAGGGTCGAAGGTCTATCCTGCAGGCAGTCCGCTATACTCTGGGACTGATACCTCATCTCCTCAAGTCTGACATGGAAATTTTTGACTGCCAGAATTTTCCTTACTTTCCTGCGATCCTCCTTTCGCTCTTCTGCATGGTAAAGAACCGTTGTCTTGTTATTACCTGGCACGAGTTCTGGGGACGGTACTGGTTTTCATACCTTGGGATCAGCGGATTAGCAGGACTTCTCATTGAACGGACAGCCCTTCATTTGAGTCCGCGGATCATCTCCGTCTCACCCCTGACGTCTGCTCAGATAAGGACGGCTGGTTACCCTGGTGATGTAGCCCTTGTTCCGAATGGCATTGACGTTGGAGCAATATCTACGGTTCCTCCGGCAGAAAAGGGGTCAGACCTGATATTTGTGGGCCGGTTAATTCCGGAAAAACATCCAGAACTTGTTGCCGATGCGGTGAGGCTACTTGTTGCAGATTATCCTGCTTTGCATGCCATCATCATTGGAGACGGCCCTGACTTTGACCTGATCCGTGATCACATCGCACAGCACAATCTCGGTGGCAACATCACGCTGACAGGGTTTGTCACCAATCACGAGGAGGTTATGGGTCTGATGAAGTCGTCAAAGGTGTTTGTCCTTCCAAGTGAAAGGGAGGGTTTTGGCATTGCCGCCCTGGAAGCGATGGCATGCGGGCTCTCCCTGGTCACCGTGGATCATCCCCGCAATGCTGCATCAGCCCATGTTCTTCCAGGTGCCGGATACCTCGCTACCATGACTGCGGACGATATCGCCGCAGGAATCAGAACCTGTCTTGAGAACCGCCCGGACCCTGTGGTTCTTGCCCACTATGCCGCATCACACGACTGGGACCAGATAACCCGTGACCTTGAGCAGTACTACCGGACGCTGGTAACCGACGTATGCCAGGAACAGATGCCTGATCGGCGGTGTTCAGCCATCTTTGATATATTCAGGAGGGCTGAAATATAG
- a CDS encoding YunC family protein: MASESFSLGGKTFMGHVIPIGPVNLVFAMGEKGLVGCGAVDVLALDKFHLPAAKVRPVGTPSVSTIDELLSGEIVSVNQAGTALGITIGMNGKDALLRLA; encoded by the coding sequence ATGGCATCTGAATCGTTCTCTCTGGGAGGAAAGACCTTTATGGGACATGTCATCCCCATCGGCCCGGTGAATCTCGTATTTGCAATGGGGGAGAAAGGACTGGTTGGTTGTGGAGCGGTTGATGTATTAGCATTAGACAAATTTCATCTTCCTGCTGCCAAGGTACGACCGGTCGGCACACCATCGGTCAGCACCATCGACGAGCTCCTCTCCGGTGAGATCGTTTCAGTGAATCAGGCAGGAACCGCTCTTGGTATTACTATAGGTATGAACGGGAAGGATGCCCTGCTCCGGTTAGCATAA
- a CDS encoding universal stress protein, which produces MYKRILIGVDGSPESMKALRDAVRLAKLLSATVDLLFVIPPRIYAQCAEQDVIVHQQNGSAQRISMLQMEENELFDTIKAVSAEEGHEVSIHTRVGDAVEGLIEFSQSHGSDLIIVGSSGKGMAGRLILGSVSTGVVHQSQVPVLVIKPD; this is translated from the coding sequence ATGTACAAGCGAATCCTCATCGGAGTTGACGGTTCTCCCGAGAGCATGAAGGCACTGCGCGACGCAGTCAGACTCGCGAAATTGCTGAGTGCAACCGTTGATCTCCTCTTTGTCATTCCTCCCAGGATTTATGCCCAGTGTGCAGAACAGGATGTGATTGTTCATCAGCAGAATGGCAGTGCGCAACGTATCAGTATGCTCCAGATGGAGGAGAATGAACTCTTTGACACGATCAAGGCAGTTTCAGCAGAAGAGGGGCATGAAGTTTCAATCCACACCCGTGTGGGTGATGCAGTCGAAGGTCTGATTGAGTTCTCCCAGTCACATGGCAGCGATCTGATCATTGTGGGATCAAGTGGGAAAGGAATGGCCGGACGATTGATCCTCGGAAGCGTAAGCACAGGTGTTGTTCACCAGAGCCAGGTTCCGGTTCTGGTTATCAAACCTGACTGA
- a CDS encoding DUF4013 domain-containing protein produces MASYSAILSDGSEYVREGLVEKWQRWVTLIVLMIIQAITICIIPLFNGYLVRVYGATGSEAPEVDDYKRLFIDGWKLNIVTILYLIPAIIVGVVLGLLSIAPIVAAVLGRGRIDEILGFIVGSIGLLVTGLIFAIITLIMYMAYVHFSRSGNIMDAFSIGEITRKVGDGIGWGPYVFMWVIIWIISMVLCIIIMGLNVIPPLGVIFGFVLSPLWAVFIAKVTRNVYDNRP; encoded by the coding sequence ATGGCATCATACTCTGCAATACTCTCGGATGGATCCGAGTACGTACGAGAAGGACTGGTCGAGAAGTGGCAGCGGTGGGTTACTCTCATCGTGCTGATGATCATCCAGGCCATCACCATCTGTATTATTCCGTTGTTCAATGGATACCTGGTCAGGGTATACGGAGCAACCGGCAGCGAAGCACCCGAAGTCGATGATTACAAGCGTCTCTTCATTGATGGATGGAAACTGAACATCGTCACAATTCTCTATCTGATCCCGGCAATCATTGTCGGTGTGGTACTCGGTCTCTTGAGTATTGCCCCGATTGTGGCCGCAGTACTTGGCAGGGGCCGTATCGATGAGATCCTTGGGTTTATTGTCGGCAGTATAGGACTCCTTGTTACTGGGCTTATCTTCGCGATCATCACGCTGATCATGTACATGGCATATGTTCACTTCTCAAGAAGCGGCAATATCATGGATGCATTCAGTATCGGCGAGATCACCAGAAAGGTTGGAGATGGGATCGGATGGGGCCCCTATGTATTCATGTGGGTGATCATCTGGATCATCTCGATGGTCCTGTGTATCATCATCATGGGGCTCAATGTCATTCCTCCGCTCGGTGTTATCTTTGGATTTGTGCTCAGCCCGCTCTGGGCTGTCTTTATTGCAAAGGTTACCCGCAACGTATACGATAACAGACCCTGA
- a CDS encoding ferredoxin-thioredoxin reductase catalytic domain-containing protein, protein MSEEQEEVVRSWAEEYAKEHGWILNPDEKQRVTVIRGLARNTERFGFRYCPCRIRSGDIETDKKIICPCVYHQDELDQAGHCTCNFFFDKEA, encoded by the coding sequence ATGAGTGAAGAGCAGGAAGAGGTTGTGAGATCATGGGCAGAGGAGTATGCAAAGGAACATGGATGGATCCTTAACCCTGATGAGAAGCAGCGGGTAACGGTTATACGAGGTCTTGCCCGCAATACCGAGAGGTTCGGGTTCCGTTATTGCCCGTGCCGGATCAGGTCAGGCGACATTGAAACTGACAAAAAGATCATCTGCCCATGCGTGTATCATCAGGATGAACTTGATCAGGCTGGTCACTGCACATGTAACTTTTTCTTCGATAAAGAGGCTTAA
- the purC gene encoding phosphoribosylaminoimidazolesuccinocarboxamide synthase produces MSMETPLYEGKAKSVYRTENPDELKVVFRNDMTAFNGVKHDRFENKGRFNATASEFFMRLLEENGVQTHFISRPDPDTMIVKKLQMIPLEVIVRNVAAGSMVKKYPINEGTTLNPPVIAIDYKDDERGDPMINDEIIYALGILNPDELAAVKKAALRINEILSRFFDESGIRLVDFKLEFGKAKDSILLGDEISMDSMRLWDMKTGESFDKDVYRFEKGDVMTAYRRVLERIIPGFGG; encoded by the coding sequence ATGAGCATGGAGACCCCCCTGTATGAGGGGAAGGCTAAATCAGTGTACCGGACTGAAAATCCGGATGAACTGAAGGTAGTCTTCCGCAATGACATGACCGCTTTCAACGGTGTCAAGCACGACCGGTTTGAGAATAAAGGGCGGTTCAATGCGACTGCATCAGAGTTCTTCATGCGCCTTCTGGAGGAGAACGGCGTTCAGACCCATTTCATCAGCAGGCCTGACCCTGACACCATGATCGTGAAGAAGCTCCAGATGATCCCTCTCGAGGTGATCGTAAGGAATGTCGCTGCTGGTTCGATGGTGAAGAAGTACCCGATTAATGAGGGGACGACACTAAATCCACCGGTTATCGCTATCGATTACAAGGATGATGAACGCGGAGACCCGATGATCAATGACGAGATCATCTACGCGCTTGGAATTCTGAATCCTGATGAACTTGCTGCTGTGAAAAAGGCAGCACTTCGGATTAATGAAATCCTCTCCAGATTCTTTGATGAATCCGGAATCAGGCTGGTTGATTTCAAACTTGAGTTCGGAAAAGCAAAAGATTCCATCCTTCTCGGTGACGAGATCAGCATGGACTCAATGAGGCTTTGGGACATGAAGACCGGTGAGTCATTTGACAAGGACGTATACAGGTTTGAGAAGGGTGACGTGATGACCGCGTACCGTCGTGTCCTTGAGAGGATCATTCCGGGTTTTGGCGGATAA
- the cofG gene encoding 7,8-didemethyl-8-hydroxy-5-deazariboflavin synthase CofG, protein MSNRSKTIHGEERVITFSRNVFLPLTFVCQNHCGYCTFRQPPGDGCLTGPQEVEEILVKGEKFGCTEALFTFGERPEQVQGFAPYLKAFGHDTILDYCEAMSRRAIAHGMLPHTNAGILTSEEMEHLKPLNASMGLMLETTADIPAHRGSPGKAPEVRIAMIEEAGRLKIPFTTGLLIGIGEERKDRMESLQVISDLHRRYDHIQEIIIQNFCPKPGTDMAAYPGVTTDIMQDTVSLADEILPDDISIQIPPNLADSHSLLRFGVTDLGGVSPVTPDYVNPEHPWPGIEELIGLTDGYRLRERLCIYPKYIRKGWYPPGLTDRILSLENRINERGML, encoded by the coding sequence ATGAGCAACCGGTCGAAAACCATTCACGGAGAGGAGAGGGTGATCACCTTCTCCCGCAATGTATTCCTTCCTCTGACCTTTGTCTGCCAGAACCACTGCGGGTACTGTACATTCAGGCAGCCTCCGGGTGACGGATGTCTGACAGGGCCGCAGGAGGTAGAGGAGATCCTTGTAAAGGGTGAGAAGTTCGGATGCACAGAGGCGCTCTTCACCTTTGGCGAGCGCCCGGAACAGGTTCAGGGGTTTGCCCCATACCTGAAAGCCTTTGGACATGACACGATACTCGATTACTGCGAGGCTATGTCAAGGCGGGCCATTGCACACGGAATGCTCCCTCACACCAATGCAGGCATTCTCACCAGTGAAGAGATGGAGCACCTGAAACCCCTGAACGCAAGTATGGGACTGATGCTCGAGACCACGGCTGACATCCCTGCACACAGGGGATCTCCGGGAAAGGCTCCTGAGGTACGGATCGCGATGATAGAGGAAGCCGGAAGACTCAAGATTCCGTTCACCACCGGGCTTCTGATCGGGATAGGAGAGGAACGAAAAGACAGGATGGAGTCACTTCAGGTTATCAGCGACCTGCATCGCAGGTACGATCACATCCAGGAGATCATCATCCAGAACTTCTGCCCGAAACCCGGAACAGACATGGCAGCATACCCGGGGGTAACCACTGATATTATGCAGGATACCGTAAGCCTTGCTGACGAGATCCTTCCAGACGATATCTCTATACAGATCCCTCCGAATCTTGCCGATTCACATTCGTTGCTCAGGTTCGGTGTAACCGATCTCGGCGGTGTCTCCCCGGTAACCCCTGATTATGTGAACCCTGAGCATCCATGGCCCGGGATCGAGGAACTCATTGGTCTGACCGATGGATACCGCCTGCGTGAGCGCCTCTGTATCTACCCGAAGTACATTAGAAAAGGGTGGTATCCACCCGGGCTGACGGATCGTATCTTGAGTCTGGAGAACAGAATCAATGAGAGAGGTATGCTATGA
- the cofC gene encoding 2-phospho-L-lactate guanylyltransferase — MRVPVVIPFKPKNPKTRLSCVLSDEEREVFALAMLRDVIDAIRSAGCDPLILSTAPFTLPDGGEARIEILDQGLNEALDIFCIANTGPLAIIMADLALADRSSILSLMTSGSDMAIVPGRGGGTNAVYIRYADKFRAQYYGTSYLKHVRFATDAGLTCSVIDSFRLYCDVDEQEDLVEVLLHTSGNAKKYLQELGFRIESRKSRIGVSRS; from the coding sequence ATGCGAGTTCCGGTAGTCATCCCGTTTAAACCAAAGAATCCGAAGACACGCCTCTCATGCGTGCTCAGCGATGAAGAGCGTGAGGTCTTTGCCCTGGCGATGCTCCGTGATGTCATCGATGCGATCAGGAGTGCAGGGTGCGATCCATTGATCCTCTCGACAGCCCCGTTTACCCTCCCCGATGGTGGAGAGGCACGGATAGAGATACTGGATCAGGGTCTTAACGAGGCGCTTGATATCTTCTGTATCGCGAACACCGGCCCGCTTGCGATCATCATGGCCGATCTGGCACTCGCAGATCGCTCTTCTATCCTCTCCCTGATGACTTCAGGCTCTGACATGGCAATAGTCCCTGGAAGGGGTGGAGGGACCAATGCGGTGTACATCAGGTATGCAGACAAGTTCAGGGCACAATATTACGGAACCAGTTACCTCAAGCATGTCAGGTTTGCCACCGATGCAGGGCTCACCTGTTCGGTGATCGACTCGTTCAGACTGTACTGCGATGTTGACGAACAGGAAGATCTGGTAGAGGTCCTTCTCCATACATCGGGCAATGCAAAAAAATATCTTCAGGAGTTGGGGTTCAGGATAGAGTCACGCAAAAGCAGGATTGGTGTCTCCCGCAGTTAA
- a CDS encoding DUF296 domain-containing protein, translated as MQYASGSQGRIFYIRFDHGEDLLSGLHTFIREHRIGSGMIHLIGALSQGNIVTGPKETTLPPDPVWQSLDEAHELIGIAMIRQGPDGPSLHLHTSAGRGSSALTGCLRTGTQVYIVIEAVITEFSGFTITTGHDEKTGLDLPIPSQNQPE; from the coding sequence ATGCAGTATGCATCAGGTTCCCAGGGCAGGATCTTCTACATCAGGTTTGATCATGGGGAAGATCTGCTCTCCGGGCTGCACACATTCATCAGAGAACACCGGATTGGGTCAGGAATGATCCATCTCATCGGGGCACTCTCACAAGGAAACATCGTGACCGGGCCGAAAGAGACAACTCTTCCCCCTGACCCGGTATGGCAGTCGCTGGACGAAGCTCATGAACTGATTGGTATCGCGATGATCAGGCAGGGACCTGACGGGCCTTCGTTACACCTTCATACCTCGGCAGGACGGGGAAGTTCAGCCCTGACCGGATGCCTCAGAACAGGAACTCAGGTCTACATCGTCATCGAAGCGGTCATCACCGAGTTTTCAGGTTTTACAATCACAACCGGACACGATGAAAAGACCGGGCTTGATCTCCCAATACCCAGCCAGAACCAGCCAGAATAG
- a CDS encoding pyrroline-5-carboxylate reductase dimerization domain-containing protein, with the protein MKTIGFIGYGQMNRMLVEGFLQAYALDPKQVIISTRTRDNVTSLIERYPDIILAEDNREVAKVADLLIIGVKPLEVAGVLKEISGIRGEENHIISIAACVSTDLISHFHPGKITRILPSVCSTVGEGISLCYHHPSVDPESATFVEELFSSISTVKKVDEGLFEPAGDLMSCAPALLSRMFLEFASAGSRHSSLTIDECLEIVVSTVFGTALMLQDGVSPEDLITRVATPGGITEEGVKILERDLPVVFDQLFETTLSKYDLVKKRVADTSRQNI; encoded by the coding sequence ATGAAGACAATCGGGTTTATCGGGTACGGTCAGATGAACAGGATGCTTGTAGAAGGATTTCTACAGGCATATGCCCTTGACCCAAAGCAGGTCATCATCAGTACCAGAACCAGGGATAATGTAACATCCCTGATCGAGAGATATCCTGACATAATATTGGCTGAAGATAACCGCGAAGTTGCGAAGGTTGCAGACCTCCTCATCATCGGGGTAAAACCGCTCGAGGTTGCCGGGGTCCTCAAAGAGATCAGCGGCATACGAGGAGAGGAGAACCATATCATCTCCATCGCTGCATGTGTCAGCACAGATCTGATCTCACATTTTCATCCGGGAAAGATCACACGGATACTTCCTTCGGTCTGCTCGACTGTTGGTGAGGGGATCTCACTCTGTTATCACCACCCGTCGGTTGATCCGGAGAGTGCAACATTTGTGGAAGAACTCTTCTCTTCAATCAGTACGGTGAAAAAAGTGGATGAAGGTCTCTTTGAACCGGCTGGGGACCTCATGAGCTGTGCCCCCGCCCTTCTTTCCCGGATGTTTCTCGAGTTTGCATCTGCAGGCTCACGCCATAGTTCACTCACAATCGATGAGTGTCTTGAGATAGTGGTTTCAACTGTTTTTGGTACCGCCCTGATGCTTCAGGATGGAGTGAGCCCTGAAGACCTGATAACACGGGTCGCCACACCAGGCGGAATCACAGAAGAAGGAGTGAAGATTCTTGAGAGGGATCTGCCAGTAGTGTTTGACCAACTCTTTGAGACCACCCTTTCCAAGTATGACCTGGTAAAAAAGAGGGTTGCTGATACTTCCAGACAGAATATATAA
- the htpX gene encoding zinc metalloprotease HtpX, protein MIWKRDWGLTYRVFITWSLLLLVYLLFIGILMVLHLNIMFIILLSVGMGLAQYFFSDKLVLMSTGARIVEEDEEPGLHRMIEKLCTEAGLPKPKVAVMQSPIPNAFATGRNPTHAVVAVTDSIMRTLNQQELEAVIAHELSHIKNRDMLTMTFASFIAMIASMIMQNFLFASIFDRREGGAGAWIIAGIVAAVVWVVATILMMALSRYREFAADRGSAYITNNPEALISALTKISGRMEYVPAEAKVAAEGANAFYIIPAISGKTLASLFSTHPALEKRIENLRKVEAELKGY, encoded by the coding sequence ATGATATGGAAACGTGACTGGGGGTTGACCTACCGGGTTTTTATCACCTGGTCTCTGCTCCTCCTGGTTTACCTGTTATTCATCGGTATTCTCATGGTCCTTCACCTGAATATCATGTTTATCATCCTACTCTCTGTGGGTATGGGTCTTGCCCAGTACTTCTTCTCAGACAAGCTTGTGCTGATGTCCACCGGTGCACGTATTGTTGAAGAGGATGAAGAGCCAGGCCTTCACAGAATGATTGAGAAACTCTGCACCGAGGCTGGCCTTCCAAAACCAAAGGTTGCCGTGATGCAGTCACCAATACCAAATGCATTTGCAACCGGCAGAAACCCAACCCATGCCGTCGTAGCAGTGACCGACTCGATCATGAGGACCCTGAATCAGCAGGAACTCGAAGCGGTCATCGCCCATGAACTCTCTCACATCAAGAACCGCGACATGCTCACGATGACTTTTGCATCGTTTATTGCCATGATCGCCTCGATGATCATGCAGAACTTCCTCTTCGCCTCGATCTTTGATCGCCGAGAGGGAGGAGCAGGTGCCTGGATCATAGCTGGTATTGTGGCTGCTGTAGTCTGGGTGGTTGCAACAATCCTGATGATGGCTCTCTCACGGTACCGTGAGTTTGCAGCAGATCGCGGCAGTGCTTATATCACCAATAATCCGGAAGCACTCATCTCTGCACTGACAAAGATCAGCGGTCGCATGGAGTATGTTCCGGCTGAGGCCAAGGTTGCAGCAGAGGGCGCAAACGCCTTCTACATCATCCCGGCCATCTCCGGAAAGACCCTTGCAAGCCTCTTCTCCACACATCCCGCACTTGAGAAGCGGATTGAGAACCTGCGAAAGGTTGAGGCTGAACTCAAAGGATATTAA
- a CDS encoding hotdog fold thioesterase, translated as MDDATSFLNADPFSRELGIRLINASPGEATLHLDITGRHLNSHGTVHGGVIFSLADVAFAVASNTSGIPAVAINTSITYMKAATSGTLVAEAKEFSSNPKLGSYIVEVYDQEREKIAVFQGLAYRRSPRR; from the coding sequence ATGGATGATGCAACATCGTTCCTTAATGCCGACCCATTTTCACGGGAACTTGGAATCAGACTGATTAACGCTTCACCTGGAGAGGCGACCCTCCATCTTGACATAACAGGCAGGCATCTCAACAGCCACGGAACAGTTCATGGAGGAGTCATCTTCTCACTCGCTGATGTCGCTTTTGCAGTTGCAAGCAACACGAGCGGGATCCCGGCTGTTGCCATCAATACCAGCATCACCTATATGAAAGCAGCCACATCAGGAACCCTTGTTGCAGAAGCAAAAGAGTTCTCATCAAACCCGAAGCTCGGATCCTATATCGTAGAGGTCTATGATCAGGAACGGGAGAAGATCGCGGTATTTCAGGGGCTTGCGTACCGGAGATCTCCAAGAAGATAA